A region of the Muricauda sp. MAR_2010_75 genome:
TCTGCTAAATCCTGTTCCGCCTCCTCGACCTTCCAAATGTAGACAGATGTTGTTGGAGAAACTGTTATGGTTTTGTAAATAGGCATGACCAAAAGTTAAGCGAATTCGTATCTTTGTCGCACTATAAAGCGAAGCTACAAAAGTAAATTTATATAAAGTTATGAGCACAAAGACAATTCCGTATGTACCTTATAAGGTAAAGGACATTTCCCTGGCACAATGGGGTAGAAAAGAGATTGAGCTTGCCGAGGCCGAAATGCCCGGACTTATGGCATTGCGGGAAGAATACGGTAAGGAACAGCCCTTAAAGGGAGCGCGAATTGCCGGTTGCCTGCACATGACCATACAAACAGCCGTCTTGATAGAGACCTTGGTGGCTCTAGGTGCCGAAGTGACTTGGAGTTCCTGCAACATTTTCTCTACCCAAGACCACGCTGCTGCCGCCATAGCCGCGGCTGGGATTCCTGTGTATGCTTGGAAGGGCATGAACGAAGAAGAATTCGATTGGTGTATTGAACAAACCTTGTTTTTTGGAGAGGAAAGACAGCCTTTAAATATGATCTTGGATGATGGGGGAGACCTTACCAACATGGTTTTTGACAAATACCCAGAATTGGCAGCAGGAATCAGAGGGCTCTCTGAAGAGACCACAACCGGAGTTCACCGTTTGTACGAGCGAATGAAAAAGGGCACATTGCCCATGCCCGCCATCAACGTGAACGACTCTGTGACCAAGTCCAAGTTCGATAATAAATATGGATGTCGTGAAAGTGCCGTGGATGCCATCCGAAGGGCTACCGATACCATGTTGGCCGGAAAACGAGTTGTGGTTGCCGGATATGGTGATGTTGGAAAAGGAACGGCCGCTTCTTTCCGTGGGGCAGGAGCTATTGTTACTGTCACTGAAATTGACCCTATCTGTGCGCTTCAGGCCTGTATGGATGGTTACGAAGTAAAAAAATTGGAGACCGTTATCTCAAATGCCGATGTGGTGATTACTGCTACCGGGAACAAGGATATTATCCGTGAAGAGCATTTCCGTGCTTTGAAAGACAAGGCCATTGTCTGCAATATTGGACATTTTGACAATGAAATCGATATGGCCTGGTTGAACAAAAACTACGGCAATACCAAAGATGAAATAAAACCACAAGTGGACAAGTATACCATTGATGGCAAAGATTTGGTGATCTTGGCCGAAGGCCGACTGGTAAATTTGGGCTGTGCCACGGGACACCCCAGTTTTGTGATGAGCAATTCGTTCACCAACCAAACGCTGGCGCAAATTGAGCTTTGGAACCACAGCGACAAATACGAAAACGAAGTGTACATGCTTCCCAAGCATTTGGATGAAAAAGTAGCCCAACTGCATTTGGCCCGTTTGGGTGCAGAACTGACCGAGCTTAAGGAAGACCAAGCGGAATACATTGGTGTGGAGGTAAAAGGCCCCTTTAAGCCGGATTATTACAGGTACTAGAAGACCAACTCTTTTTTTATAAAGAAAAACCCATGGCTAACACCATGGGTTTTTTAGTAGCTTTTAGGTTTTAATCCGCTAAAAGGCTTTCGGAATAATAACAGGTCTTGTTTTCTTGTAGAATGGCCAACCCTTCTTCACGCGTGCTCATTGGGTCTATTTTAACTTTTTCACCATTGGGCATGTACACAATATAGAATCCTTCCTCAAAAGAAGATAGTTTGATAATTTCTCCATTGGGTCTGATGGCATTCCAAGATTTTTCATCAGGCTTATAAAATAATTCCAATTTCTTGCCCTTCTTAGGTCCTTCAACCACAGTAACCTGTATGCGGTTTTGTGTGGCCACCATTTTAAAGGTGTTCCCATCGTGTTCTACCATTTGGGTCTCGGATTCGCCCGGTTTCATGGCAATGGGGTTAGATCCAGACCAAAATTCGATGACGTTGAAAATCAATACGTCGCCAAGAAAAAACAATCCATAAACAGGAACGATGTTCAATCCCCAAAAAATAAGGTTGTCCAAAAATTTGCTGTCGGTAGCACCTTGGTTCCAATCCTTAAGGTTGTTGAATGCTTTAAAAGACCCCAAACAACTGGAGAACAAAATTGCTGAGGACAACAACAAGCAAGTGGTGAATTTTTTCATGATATTAAGATTTATAGTTAATGTTCTTAAAGCTACGAAAAGCATTTAATATTTAATGAATTAGGTCACATCCCTTTTTTGGCGAAAAATTCAAACTAGTTTCCATACAAATGATTACATTGTTTTTCAAATCAAGTTTGAAACAAACAGTAGGGAAAATGTCCAAAGATTGGTATGAAATTGAAAATGTGGAAACGGTAGATTCGCCTTCCATAGCATTGTACCCCGAACATCTCAAGTACAATATCAATGAGATGATCACCTTGGTGGATGGCCAAACCAAAAGATTGATGCCGCACATTAAAACCAATAAAATGCCCGAGGTAATGGAAGTTTTATTGGAGTCGGGAATTACCAATTTTAAAGCTTCCACCATTTCTGAAGCAGAAATTGCTGCCGAGGCTGGTGCCAAATCTGTATTAATTGCCCATCAGTTGGTAGGACCTAAAATAGACCGATTTTTACATTTAATTCAACACTATCCCGAAACCCAGTTTTCCACTATTTTGGACAATGAGGATAGCGCAGAACTTTTGAACCAAAAAGCGTTGGAGCAAGAGCTTTCCGTTGCTGTTTATATTGACATAAACAATGGAATGGACCGTTCCGGAATTGAAATTGGCCCGGGACTGGATGAGCTTATGGCTTATTTAAAAATATGTAAGTCTTTGGTTTTTAAAGGACTTCATGCCTATGATGGTCACTTAAGGGATCCTGATTTTGAAGTTCGAAACCAAAAAATAGAAAAAGGGGTGAAAGATGTTGAAGTCTATTTTGAAGCGTTGCGAGACGATTATCCCCTAGCCGAATTGATCTGCGGAGGGACACCTTCTTTCACTTCGCATTTGCAAAAAGAAAAAAGAATAACCAGTCCTGGAACCTGTGTGCTTTGGGACTGGGGCTACGGTGAAAAATTAACCGAACAGCACTTTAAATATGCCGCTCTTTTGGTCACACGAATTATCTCCAAGCCTACAGAAGAAATTATTACCGTGGATTTGGGGCATAAATCCGTTGCCGGGGAAAATCCGATTGACAAACGTGTTAAATTCCTGAATCTGGACAATTATGAGTTGCTTTCACAAAGCGAAGAGCACGGTGTAATCAAGGTAAAAGATTGGGACAAATACAAAGTCGGGGATGTCCTGTACGGTGTTCCGTACCATATTTGTCCCACTATTAATCTTCATGATGAAGTTTCCGTTATTGAAAACGGTAAAAAGGTCGATACTTGGGAAATTACCGCCCGAAAACGAAAACTTCGGTTTTAATCATCGGTTTAAATCCAAAGCTTTGTTCAAATCATAAAAGTAGAAGTTCTTTTCATCGTTCATTGCAGCGAAAAGTCCGTTTGGAAAAGTGTCGTTCAACGGAACTGTGACCACGTCACACCCATCGGTTTCCATGGTGGATAGGTTTACCGCCTTGATGAAGCTGTTGTCCTTTCTGGAAAAAATATTGAACTGGCCCCGTTGTTGATCGGAAACGATAATATAGCCTTCGCCATTGGGGTATGTGGCAATGGCAATTCCTTCGATGTCCTCCAAAAAGTATTCTCCTCCAAAACAAGCCAATTCCTGATTTCCCATTTCAGGCTCGGCATGGTATTTTTTTACACATTCGCCCTCATCGGAATAGTATACAAAACCGAGTTCATTGTCCACAGCAATGGCCTCAATTTCTTTTCCGCCGGTAAAACTTCCAAATTTCCGGACCAAATTGGTCGACACCCCCGTGCTATCCGATTCCAATTTATATTGATACAAATAGGAACCGCTTGGTCCAATTTTTCGACCTACAATGGCATAGACCGAGGAATCTTTTGGTGATTTGTACAGGCTGATGCCCATGGCCAAACGCTGTTCCACATCGGTTTCATCTTCAAAAACGGGAAAGCCGCCACCGTCCAAGGGTTTCATATCAGGGACGGAGAACAACCGAATTTGTTGTTTCTCCCGTTCCGTGAAGGCAATCACATCTACAGCAACGGAATCATTTAATTGAAAACCATATTCCAAATCCACATTATTGGGGCGTTGAATGTTGGTGATTGATTTCTCTTTGATGATCTTTCCATCGAGATCAAAGGCATAGACCCCTCCGTTAGTTTCCTTATCCGTCCCAAAAACAATACTTTTTGATGAGTCTTGGGGATTAATCCAAATGGCAGGGTCATCGGTATCGTTCGGTGTTCTTTCCGTAATGATATCCGGGGCGATGGCCGGTAATTTATTGCCTTGCTTGCACGAGATGATCCCCAGTACCAAAACAAATGGAATATATAATTTTTTCATAATAGAAATTCTATGGATATAGGTCGTCACTCCAAGTACCCACCCATTGTGGGCGGGCACTCATCATGACTTAGTATATAAAATACTACCTGAATTATTTTCTGAACAAATCGTATTTCAACCCGAATGTAAAGCGGATATCGTAAAATTCGGCTTGTTGGGTCCTTTCTTTTACACTTTGGAAATACCGTAGGGGTTGATTGGTGATGTTGTTCACATCGGTATAGATCCTCAAGTTATTGGTAATGGCATAGCTGGCATTGAAATCCAAGAAGAACTGGGTATCATAGTACCGATCTTCAAAAGCGTTACCCCCAATTTCATCGATATAGGAATCGGAAAAGTTGGCTGAAAGTCGAGCACTGAACCTTTTATCGGCATAGCCCAAAGACCCGTTGAACATATTGGGCGCGGTGTTGGGGAGATCCAAATCGGTACGCTCGTCACCATCCTCATTGCGGATACCATCGGCACTGGAAGATAAGTAGGTATAGTTTAAATAAATACTGAAGTTTCTAGCGAAGCCAGGCAAGAAGTCCAGTTGACGTTGGAAGGATACCTCAGCTCCAAAAATGGAAGCGGAGTCGCCATTCAATGGTTGAAAAACATCGTAGCCTGTGGTCCCTGCTCCAAAAGAATCGTTTTCGGCTTCTGTAATGAACGTGTATATAAAATCATTGATTCTTTTATAGAAAAGACCACCGGAAACAATACCCACACTCTGAAAATAATGTTCTGCATTCAAATCGAAATTCATGGAAGTGGTTGGATCCAATTCTGGGTTACCCACGATGACCTCGGCATCTTCATTGACAATCTCTGACCTAGGAATTAAATCCACATAATTGGGACGGGCCAAGGTGTTGGTCCAAGCAAATCGAAGGATGGTGTTGGTGTCCACATCGTATTTAAAGTGAAGGCCCGGCATGACATTGGTATAGGAGTTTTCATCTGAAACGCGCTCTACTTCAATACCTTCCTCAATACCGTTGTCCTCATCTTCTTCAATGTAAATGACCCTGTTCCCATCAGATTCCAGTTTGGTGTTCTCCACACGGACACCCGCCAAGACACTTAAATTACTGGAAAGCTTTTGGTTGATCATGGCGTAGGCACCTAGAACATTTTCTTTTACCTCAAAATTGCCCGGTAAAAATTCGTCAAGTAAAGCCTCTCCATTGGAACTGTTCAAATTCAACGAACCCAACCACTCCTCACTGGCAAAATTGCCCGCTTGGTATTTGGGTCCTGCCAAGTAATCTGGGTCTGTGTAATTTTTGATGGGAACATCACCCAAGGTTGGAAAATCGTCCTCCAAATCGTATTCGAAGAAATCATTGTTTCTTTCCTTCGTCTTGAATCTACCTCTTGCCCCAAATTTCACAGAACCATCACCCCGAGCAAAAATATCCGCTGGCAGTTCAAAATTCACAAAGAAGTTCATATCCTCTTCTTCCGTGTATTGGTTCTCATTGGTGATTTCTCCAAACTCAAAACTGCCCAAATCATCAAAATCGGCAGGATCTGCAGCAGTCATTATAGGATACCTAGGGTTACTGTTATCATTTCTCACAATGTACTCTGACTCGTATTCGGCATAACGCTCATTCAAGCGTTCTTCGGAAGCTTTGGCATAAGCTGCCATCCAATCCATTTTTAAAGACCCAAACAAGTGGTTGCCTCCCAAGGTGTAGTTCTGCATGCGCTGATCTTCCAAACGACGGTTTTTGTTTCGGCCACCTGCAATACCACCTTTACTCTGTCTTTTAACCTCAGCAGGAAAGCGAGTCAATTTTCCATTGTTTACTGAAAAATCTCCCACTTCAATATCTTCTCCATCCAAAATCTCATACTCCAATCGAAATCTGTTCTCACGGTCATCTCTCCAATTGTACATCGTTTTTAAGAAAATGTTGTTGTTGGCATTGATTTGGTAGTCGAAATTGGCTGAAAAACTTCTTCTTACCCGTTGTACCAAATAGGTTCTCTGCTCGGTAACATTGGTATATGGATCCACATCCACTTCTTCCAAGATAGGCTCCCCTTCGTCATCATCCTCTCCTGTGTAGTATTCAAATTCATCGGCCCATTCGGCTTCAACATCATCCGAACCAAAATCATTGTCATTGATGGTTGCGGAAAACATGTATCCGAATTTGCCGTCATTGGTTCGATCACCTATCAAAAGGGAACCGTTCCATATTCTTTTATCAGTAATAAAATTAACTCCCGATCCTGCGGTTGCGGAAATCCTAAATCCTTGCGGAGCGGTACGGGTAACCAAATTTACAGATCCCCCCAAAGCATCGGCATCCATATCTGGCGTTACTGCCTTGTTCACCTCAATGGTCTGAATCATATCGGAAGGAATCAAATCCATCTGAATGTTCCGGTTATCGGATTCTGCGGAAGGAATACGGCTCCCGTTCAAGGTAACGGAGTTTAATTGTGGAGACAAACCTCGAACGATAATGTTTCTTGCTTCACCTTGATCCACCTGCATGGTGATGCCAGGAATACGTTTTACGGCATCCCCGATATTGGCATCGGGGAATTTCCCGATCTGGTCCGTGGAAACCACATTAGTGATATTCAAATTGGTGCGTTGGGTATTCAAGGCCTTGGCTTGACCACTAAGTCCGTAGGCACTCACTTGAACTTCATCCAGTTCAACATTGCTTGGGTTCAATACAATACTCACCGCGGCTGTGCGACCTCCCGTTACAGAGACTTCTTGGTCAACATCGGCATAGCCCATGTAGGTTATTTTTAAAGTATAGCTCCCTTCAGGAATACTGACCAAGGTAAATCTACCATCAAAATCGGTAATGGCTCCTTTGGAAAGCGATTCAATGAATACGTTGGCACCTGGAACATAAATCCCGTTCTCGTCAGTAATTGTTCCTTGGATATTCCCTGTCTGAGCTTGAGCTTTTAACAGTCCAAACATCAAAAAAAGCGTTACAAAAAGTAGTTTCTTTAGGTTCATTGGTTTCATTTTGGTTCTTGTTAGAATGCAATCCAAAACTATGTATATCAGCCCATTATGATTTAAACTAAAGGGAAACAAAAAGGAAACAAATCGGTTATACAGCAGAAACAAGAGGGCAACAATTACGTTAGTTTTACATGGGGCTAACCTTTTCCAAAAATTGGAGTGAAAATGGGTCAAAGTTCTATCATAAAATTTACCAACTCGGATTTTTGATCTATGGGGAGTTTTTTGCGAAGTCGGTGCCGCGCCACACGAACACTATCTGGAGTCACCCGAAGGATTGACGCAATCTCTTTGGAAGAGAGGTTTAATCGTAGCAACATCCCCAAACGAAGTTCCGCGGGTGAAAGACTGGCGTCTGAAAGAGTGGATAATTTTTTGATGAACTCCGGATGTATTTCTTTAAAGAAATTCATGAACTCGTCCCATTCATCTTCTTGCTGAAGGTTAAAGTCAATCTCTTTTACCAAGGCCTTGATTTTTTCCGAGGTATCCATATTTCTTCGGGAAGCAATATTTCGAAGGGTATTTGCTAAATCGAGCAAGATTTTATTTTTCTGTGAAAGATGGAGGCTATATCGCGATAGTGAAGCCGTTTTAAGTTGCACCTCATTCTGTAAATTCTTTTCCTCAATGGCTTTTTTATCAAGTTCTGCCTTGAGCATCCGCTGTTTGTATTCTTGGATTTTTAGCTTCGCCTTCCGTTTTCTACCCAAATAGCTATATAAAATGGTAAGAATAGCCGCCAAAGCGAACAAAGCCACCCATAACAGGTTCTGATTGGCTGCACTTACCTTGTTCTGTTCCTTCAACAATTGAATTTCAGCCTCCTTTTTATTGGTCTCATAGATGGCCTGAAGCACATGGAGCTGATTATTGTTCTGAGCCTTTAGCATGGCACTTTTGTATTCCTCGGCTTGCATCAACTGGGCATGGGCCTTTTCAAAATCGCCTATGAGGGCATAAGTTTTGGACAAGTCTTTATGAGCACTTTCCAACTGGTGGAAATCATTCAACTTTTTTGCAATCTTTAGGGCTTGGTTCGTATAATCAAGAGCGGACTCATACTTTCCAGTTTTCCTGAAACTATCTCCCAAATTATTGAGCACGTTGATCTCTTCCGCAGTTCCACTGCCTTGCAAATACTGATAAGCTTTACGAAAATATTCATGGGCTAAGTCAAACTCCTCCAAGTCCTCATAAATACTGCCGATGTTCTCGTTGGTCATGGCCACCCCATGCCTGTCATTCAACTGTTCAAACAGAAATAAGCTTTCTTTTTGGTAGGCCAATGCCTTGTCGTACTCGCCTTGTTTTTCGTAACAAGCTCCAAGCAGCCCCATGGATTCTGCCTGTCCTTTGCTATCATCCAAATTCACCACAGTGTTCATGGTTTCGGTGAAATGTTGCTCGGCCAGTTTAAAATTATTTTGGGAAAGGTATACTTTGCCGATATTGTTGTTCAGGGTAGTGTAAAGGGTATCATTGAAATCAATCCCGATTTGCTCCAAAGCTTTGTTGTATTGTTCCATGGCTTCGGAATACAATCCCAAAGAGCGGTAATATTCACCCAGCTTTAAGTGGCTTTGAGCAATTTGTTTTGGAAATTCAGGATTGTTTTTGGAATGATCCAATTTTTTTTGAAGATCCAAATAGGTAGGGTCAGAAGTTTCTACAGCAGAAAAGTCAATAGGTTTTTGTTGGCCCCAACCCTTGCTAGGGAAAAGGACCAAGATGGCAAACAAGAGAGATAAAGATTTAACACATGCTCTCATTCAACGTAATTGGCAAAAGAGGATTCAAGAAACACAATTACGTTGGCCCAAATATCACCGTTAGGTTAATAAACCTTTACCAATCGGTTAGGCAGAAAAAAGAAAGGCCCCGCTACTGCGAGGCCTTGAATATGATATAGTTTTGTAATTATGCTTGGAAAGGCTCGATGGAAACATAGGATTTTCCACCCGCTTTCTTTTCAAACTTAACTAAACCATCCACCTTGGCATGCAAAGTATGGTCTTTACCAGCGTAAACATTTTCGCCAGGATTGTGCTTGGTACCACGTTGTCTTACAATGATGTTACCAGCAACTGCTGCCTGACCACCAAAAATCTTAACACCTAAGCGTTTCGATTCTGATTCTCTACCGTTTTTTGAACTACCTACACCTTTCTTGTGAGCCATGATATATAAATTTTAGTTCGTGTCTTATTTACTTAACGCTTCAATCAACTCAGCTTTCTTCATGGAAGAATAACCGGTAATATCCTTAGCCTTGGCCATTTCCTTCAACTCTGCTACAGTTTTGGAGCTCAAGTCTTCAGTTGCCTTTGCTTTTGGAGCCTCTTTTTTAGGAGCTGCTGCTTTTTTAGCTTCTGCCTTTTTTGGCTCGGCAGCAGGTTTTTCCTCAGTTTTGGCTTTTGCTGCAGGAGCGGCTTTCTTGGCTCCTTTAGCTAGGATACTTTCAACAACGATCTCAGTCAAATATTGTCTGTGACCGTTTTTCTTTTGGTATCCTTTACGTCTTTTCTTTTTGAAGACAATTACCTTATCTCCTTTAAGGTGTTTTACAACTTTGGCCTCAACAGCCGCACCTTCTATGACCGGGGCGCCAATGGTAACGTTTCCGTTGTCATCCAAAAGAAGCACTTTGTCAAAAGTAACTTTTTTACCTTCTTCTGTCTGCAAACGGTGAACGTACACTTTTTGGTCTTTTGCAACTTTAAATTGCTGCCCTGCCATCTCTACAATTGCGTACATAATGCGTTAACTTAGATTAATTTATGGTCGCTTTATCAAATTAGCGGGTGCAAATATACTGCTAAATCCTTAATCTACAAGTATTATATGCCTCTTTGGGGCATTATTTTTTTTGATTGTTTGTGGATTTAAAGAGTTGCATAAAGGAAAGCGTTAAAATCAAGGTGGTGGCAAACCCCATAATGGCCACTGTAAAGAAAACAATACCTTGAAAGTTTTTATAGTCTTTGGACCATACCTTAGAGAGTTCATCCAGATATGTACTGTCCAGCTCCGTGCTATAAAAAGCAAAGAAAATGGTGAACAATAGCGTAGCTATAAACCCAGTGGTGATTCCCGCCGTAAATCCATTTCCGTAGCTAAATCCCTTACCTTGTCTAAGCTTGGTGTATTTTATGGTCTCATAAATACCAAAACCGGTAATGACCCCATTGAACAGGCTATAGAAAACATTGGTGTGTTTTCCCATTAGGGACAAGATTAAAAAATACGCTATAAGAACGGCACTTGTAACTATTCCAAAGCGAATAGGCAGGGTTAAATTTTTCATCTCATTTTATTTTTGATATGATGTTTAATTTACTGAATGTTTACGAATTATCCCATAGATTCTTTTAAAGACTTGCGCCCTATTCATTCCGCTTGTAAATTTTATCCTATATTTAGCGTAACATCAATCATCAAATCAATACCAACCTCAGTAGTACATCGTACACCAACATTAAAATAACATATCATGAAAAGACATTTACTTTTGGTGCTTTTCATACTTGCCATGGGTAACTTCATTGCGGCGCAGGAAGTTACCTTTGAAGAGTATGATCTGGAAAATGGCCTGCATGTAATTTTGCATCAGGACAATACGGCCCCTGTGGTCACCACTGCCGTTATGTACCATGTGGGATCCAAGGACGAAGATCCACAAAAGACAGGATTTGCCCATTTTTTTGAACATTTATTGTTTGAAGGCACCAAGAACATTGAACGTGGCGAATGGGATAAGATCGTTACTTCCAATGGTGGAAGGGGCAATGCCAATACGTATTTGGACCGCACCTATTATTATGAAACTTTCCCCTCCAACAGTTTGGAAACGGGCCTTTGGTTGGAGTCCGAGCGTTTAATGCATCCCATCATTGGCCAAGTCGGTGTGGATACCCAAAAGGAAGTCGTTCAAGAAGAACGACGACTTCGCGTGGACAATTCGCCCTACGGTGCTTATTTTGAACAGATCTGCAAGAACCTTTTCATTAAACATCCTTACCGATGGGCTGTAGTTGGTTCTTTGGAGCATTTGGCCAGTGCCACTTTGGATGATTTTAAGAACTTCAACAAGACCTATTACGTACCCAACAATGCAGTTTTGGTTGTAGCTGGTGACTTTGAAACCGAAAAGACCAAGAAAATGATCTCCGATTATTTTGGCCCCATTCCAAAGGGTGCACCTATCGATAGACCCACATTAAAGGAAGACCCTATTACCTCAACCTTATTTGCCACCTACCATGACCCCAATATTCAGATTCCTGCCATATTCTTGGCATATAGAACTCCAGGGCAAGCCGAAAGGGATGCTTACATCATCAATATGATTTCTGCCTATTTAAGTGATGGTGAAAGTTCCAAACTTTACAAAAAACTGGTGGATGATAAAAAAATGGCACTACAAGTCTTTGCCTTCCCCTTGGATGGTGAGGATTACAGTGCCTATATTTTGGGTGGACTTCCGCTTGGAGAAAATACGATCCAAGACCTCAAGGATGAAATTGATGCGGAAATATTAAAGCTCCAGACCGACCTTATTTCTGAAAAGGACTATCAAAAACTTCAGAACAAGTTCGAAAACCGTTATGTGAATGCCAATAGCAGTGTAGAAGGAATTGCCAACTCGCTCGCTGAAAATTATTTGCTCCGCGATGATACCAACCTCATCAATACCGAGATTGATATTTATCGTTCCATAACCCGGGAAGAAATCCGTGAGGTAGCCAAAAAGTACCTAAAAGTGAACCAACGTTTGGAACTGGAATATTTACCTGAACAAAATGATGCCAATTAAGATGAAAAAGTATATCCTATTTTCCGTACTGTCGCTTTTTTGGGCAGTAACAAACGCACAGATAGACCGCACCACACCGCCCAAAAAAGGTCCCGCTCCGGAAATAAACCTTAAAGAACCTATGCGTTTTGAATTGCACAATGGGCTTAAGGTAATGGTGGTGGAAAACCATAAATTGCCACGGGTCAATATGTATTTGACCATAGATAACCCCCCTATTTTGCAGGGCGATAAAGCCGGGGTTTCCGATTTGACCTCTGGTATGCTGGGAAAAGGGTCCACCTCCATCCCCAAGGATGATTTTTATGAAGAAGTGGATTTTTTGGGGGCTTCCATAAATATTGGCAGTCAAAGCGCATCAGCCAATTGCCTGTCCAAATACTTTCCAAGAATATTGGAACTCATGGCCGACGCAGCCCTTAATCCCCATTTTACCCAAGAAGAATTTGAAAAGGAAAAAGAGCAACTCCTCGCCGGACTCAAAAACGAGGAAAAGGATGTTTCCGCCATTGCAACCCGGGTACAACTGGCCTTGGCTTACGGCAAAAACCATCCGTATGGAGAAATCACTTCGGAAGAAACCGTAAACAAGGTATCCTTGGCCGATGTAGAACAATTCTACAGAAACTATTTTGTGCCCGCCAACGCCTATTTGGTGATCATTGGCGATGTTGATTTTGAAAACACCAAAGAACTCGTTACCACGAATTTTACACCATGGTCCAAAGCTGTGCCGCCATCGTTCAGTTATTCAAAACCTACGGATGTACAATATACCCAAATCAATTTTGTGGATGCACCCAATGCGGTACAATCTGAAGTGGCCGTGGAGAACATCACAGAACTTAAAATGAAAGATGATGACTACTTGCATGCCCTACTTGCCAACAGGATTTTAGGAGGCGGTTCACAAGGCAGGTTGTACCTTAATCTTAGGGAGGGTAAAGGCTATACGTATGGGGCCTTCTCTGCCATCAGGGACAACAAGTACAGCCCCATACGTTTTGATGCTGAAGCACAAGTACGAAATGTCGTAACCGATAGTGCCGTGGTTGAAATTTTAAAGGAAATCGACAAGATTATCA
Encoded here:
- a CDS encoding D-TA family PLP-dependent enzyme encodes the protein MSKDWYEIENVETVDSPSIALYPEHLKYNINEMITLVDGQTKRLMPHIKTNKMPEVMEVLLESGITNFKASTISEAEIAAEAGAKSVLIAHQLVGPKIDRFLHLIQHYPETQFSTILDNEDSAELLNQKALEQELSVAVYIDINNGMDRSGIEIGPGLDELMAYLKICKSLVFKGLHAYDGHLRDPDFEVRNQKIEKGVKDVEVYFEALRDDYPLAELICGGTPSFTSHLQKEKRITSPGTCVLWDWGYGEKLTEQHFKYAALLVTRIISKPTEEIITVDLGHKSVAGENPIDKRVKFLNLDNYELLSQSEEHGVIKVKDWDKYKVGDVLYGVPYHICPTINLHDEVSVIENGKKVDTWEITARKRKLRF
- the ahcY gene encoding adenosylhomocysteinase — translated: MSTKTIPYVPYKVKDISLAQWGRKEIELAEAEMPGLMALREEYGKEQPLKGARIAGCLHMTIQTAVLIETLVALGAEVTWSSCNIFSTQDHAAAAIAAAGIPVYAWKGMNEEEFDWCIEQTLFFGEERQPLNMILDDGGDLTNMVFDKYPELAAGIRGLSEETTTGVHRLYERMKKGTLPMPAINVNDSVTKSKFDNKYGCRESAVDAIRRATDTMLAGKRVVVAGYGDVGKGTAASFRGAGAIVTVTEIDPICALQACMDGYEVKKLETVISNADVVITATGNKDIIREEHFRALKDKAIVCNIGHFDNEIDMAWLNKNYGNTKDEIKPQVDKYTIDGKDLVILAEGRLVNLGCATGHPSFVMSNSFTNQTLAQIELWNHSDKYENEVYMLPKHLDEKVAQLHLARLGAELTELKEDQAEYIGVEVKGPFKPDYYRY
- a CDS encoding TonB-dependent receptor — protein: MKPMNLKKLLFVTLFLMFGLLKAQAQTGNIQGTITDENGIYVPGANVFIESLSKGAITDFDGRFTLVSIPEGSYTLKITYMGYADVDQEVSVTGGRTAAVSIVLNPSNVELDEVQVSAYGLSGQAKALNTQRTNLNITNVVSTDQIGKFPDANIGDAVKRIPGITMQVDQGEARNIIVRGLSPQLNSVTLNGSRIPSAESDNRNIQMDLIPSDMIQTIEVNKAVTPDMDADALGGSVNLVTRTAPQGFRISATAGSGVNFITDKRIWNGSLLIGDRTNDGKFGYMFSATINDNDFGSDDVEAEWADEFEYYTGEDDDEGEPILEEVDVDPYTNVTEQRTYLVQRVRRSFSANFDYQINANNNIFLKTMYNWRDDRENRFRLEYEILDGEDIEVGDFSVNNGKLTRFPAEVKRQSKGGIAGGRNKNRRLEDQRMQNYTLGGNHLFGSLKMDWMAAYAKASEERLNERYAEYESEYIVRNDNSNPRYPIMTAADPADFDDLGSFEFGEITNENQYTEEEDMNFFVNFELPADIFARGDGSVKFGARGRFKTKERNNDFFEYDLEDDFPTLGDVPIKNYTDPDYLAGPKYQAGNFASEEWLGSLNLNSSNGEALLDEFLPGNFEVKENVLGAYAMINQKLSSNLSVLAGVRVENTKLESDGNRVIYIEEDEDNGIEEGIEVERVSDENSYTNVMPGLHFKYDVDTNTILRFAWTNTLARPNYVDLIPRSEIVNEDAEVIVGNPELDPTTSMNFDLNAEHYFQSVGIVSGGLFYKRINDFIYTFITEAENDSFGAGTTGYDVFQPLNGDSASIFGAEVSFQRQLDFLPGFARNFSIYLNYTYLSSSADGIRNEDGDERTDLDLPNTAPNMFNGSLGYADKRFSARLSANFSDSYIDEIGGNAFEDRYYDTQFFLDFNASYAITNNLRIYTDVNNITNQPLRYFQSVKERTQQAEFYDIRFTFGLKYDLFRK
- a CDS encoding phytase, coding for MKKLYIPFVLVLGIISCKQGNKLPAIAPDIITERTPNDTDDPAIWINPQDSSKSIVFGTDKETNGGVYAFDLDGKIIKEKSITNIQRPNNVDLEYGFQLNDSVAVDVIAFTEREKQQIRLFSVPDMKPLDGGGFPVFEDETDVEQRLAMGISLYKSPKDSSVYAIVGRKIGPSGSYLYQYKLESDSTGVSTNLVRKFGSFTGGKEIEAIAVDNELGFVYYSDEGECVKKYHAEPEMGNQELACFGGEYFLEDIEGIAIATYPNGEGYIIVSDQQRGQFNIFSRKDNSFIKAVNLSTMETDGCDVVTVPLNDTFPNGLFAAMNDEKNFYFYDLNKALDLNR
- a CDS encoding DUF3332 domain-containing protein produces the protein MKKFTTCLLLSSAILFSSCLGSFKAFNNLKDWNQGATDSKFLDNLIFWGLNIVPVYGLFFLGDVLIFNVIEFWSGSNPIAMKPGESETQMVEHDGNTFKMVATQNRIQVTVVEGPKKGKKLELFYKPDEKSWNAIRPNGEIIKLSSFEEGFYIVYMPNGEKVKIDPMSTREEGLAILQENKTCYYSESLLAD